The following are encoded together in the Candidatus Flexicrinis proximus genome:
- a CDS encoding NYN domain-containing protein, producing MAAYLIVDLDRLLRQFRERSFPVDLQEMAVALRGRAALAAGVSSEQLRAIAAADWEQHRDDGDQLLEQIFRGARFELFDVPATDPLVDSLQMQYFTHDTEPVAELILVTVGSELIELANRVRMTRSSRVRLWSLDNTLSDDHLNELGAIFQDLRELLGIESRNVALYIDFENIAISLSQQSFMVNLDRLISAFVRQAQAHGHVIRMAAYAPWGNRGALPPLVDSAGNDVTSEAQSRLAYANIDPVYHLPGKNSADVKIANDVLTHSSSSESAEVYIMATGDRDFNEVVNTLAGRGKSVIIWGVHGALSRQLSGNPTLQVEYIEEFTSLETYGSRASSISNPATSQDEPGESFTPSQWSSLIVQFDRLTAGTAGRTVNDRRLVEQLLATNAVMTAQRGDDLVVQATALGILRQVDTSGSLALNDSHPIVDKTRLIRDRIGMRVANTLQTRNWNYVNYGFLLKGLAMDRELERPGLNRDDQWRSHWIDFLVREGLLVRELTPHHLNPEDLVPVIRMPTGTPPPAPMGRLASADAGVLAPRYDNADPQLAAEMAAKMRPIPLELTLNELAEEHAATAAMVRRIIVSVEQFTSYRRFEWCPLGSLHQRLRPYDFGMTFQSAVEYLIFHNAVVVSEYPNPQSLYNTKGISLIVDSELVTLVLAERDAFIRLLLALYRRDVLISVAVAREAAPTWDHDLWFSIMERENVLNALNGRPGYYSLFRTHHTVAQVAVQMGDYGSPADDPEGQAPETTSELTDGFDDASA from the coding sequence ATGGCTGCATACCTGATTGTCGATTTAGACCGCTTGCTGCGGCAGTTCCGAGAACGCAGCTTCCCGGTCGACCTGCAAGAAATGGCCGTCGCGCTTCGCGGACGCGCTGCTTTGGCGGCGGGCGTCTCCTCCGAGCAGCTGCGGGCAATTGCCGCTGCCGATTGGGAGCAGCACCGCGATGACGGCGACCAGCTCCTGGAACAGATTTTCCGCGGCGCGCGCTTCGAGCTGTTCGATGTGCCGGCCACCGATCCGCTGGTCGACTCGCTCCAGATGCAGTACTTCACCCATGACACCGAACCGGTCGCCGAGCTGATCCTGGTGACCGTTGGCAGCGAGCTGATCGAACTCGCCAACCGCGTCCGCATGACCCGCAGTTCGCGCGTCCGGCTGTGGAGCCTGGACAATACCCTGTCCGACGATCACTTGAACGAACTCGGCGCGATCTTTCAGGATCTGCGCGAGCTGCTGGGCATCGAGAGCCGCAACGTCGCGCTGTATATCGACTTCGAAAACATCGCCATCAGTCTGTCGCAGCAGTCATTCATGGTCAACCTTGACAGGCTGATCTCGGCATTCGTGCGGCAGGCCCAGGCACACGGACATGTCATCCGCATGGCCGCGTATGCGCCTTGGGGAAATCGGGGAGCGCTCCCACCGCTGGTCGACTCGGCTGGAAACGATGTGACGTCCGAGGCGCAAAGCCGTCTCGCCTACGCGAACATCGACCCGGTTTATCATCTGCCCGGCAAGAACAGCGCAGACGTCAAAATCGCCAACGACGTGCTGACCCACTCGTCCAGTTCGGAGTCGGCCGAGGTCTATATCATGGCCACCGGCGACCGCGACTTTAACGAGGTCGTCAATACGCTGGCCGGCCGCGGCAAGTCGGTCATCATCTGGGGCGTGCACGGCGCGCTCAGCCGCCAGCTCAGCGGCAACCCGACCTTGCAGGTCGAATATATCGAAGAATTCACCAGCCTCGAGACCTACGGCAGCCGCGCGTCCAGCATCAGCAACCCGGCCACCTCGCAGGACGAACCCGGCGAGAGCTTTACGCCCTCGCAGTGGTCGAGTCTGATCGTCCAGTTCGACCGCCTGACGGCAGGCACGGCAGGCCGCACCGTCAACGACCGGCGTCTGGTCGAACAACTGTTGGCGACCAACGCGGTCATGACCGCCCAGCGCGGAGACGACCTGGTCGTACAGGCGACCGCCCTGGGGATTCTGCGTCAGGTCGATACCAGCGGGTCGCTGGCCCTCAATGACAGCCACCCGATTGTCGACAAGACCCGGCTGATCCGCGACCGGATCGGGATGCGCGTCGCCAATACGCTGCAAACCCGCAACTGGAATTACGTCAACTACGGCTTCCTGCTCAAGGGGCTGGCGATGGATCGCGAGCTGGAGCGTCCGGGGCTGAACCGCGACGACCAGTGGCGCTCGCACTGGATCGACTTCCTCGTGCGTGAAGGTCTGCTGGTTCGCGAGCTGACTCCGCACCACCTCAATCCTGAAGACCTGGTGCCGGTCATCCGGATGCCCACCGGCACGCCGCCCCCGGCCCCGATGGGGCGTCTGGCTTCTGCCGATGCCGGCGTCCTCGCGCCGCGCTACGATAATGCCGATCCTCAGCTTGCAGCCGAAATGGCGGCCAAGATGCGCCCCATCCCGCTGGAGCTGACGCTGAACGAACTGGCCGAGGAACACGCGGCCACCGCCGCCATGGTCCGTCGCATCATCGTCAGTGTCGAGCAGTTCACCAGCTACCGGCGTTTCGAATGGTGTCCGCTGGGCAGCCTGCATCAGCGTCTGCGCCCTTACGACTTCGGTATGACCTTCCAGAGCGCGGTCGAATACCTGATTTTCCACAACGCGGTCGTCGTATCCGAATACCCGAACCCGCAGAGCCTGTATAACACCAAAGGCATCTCCCTGATCGTTGACTCGGAGCTGGTGACGCTGGTGCTGGCGGAGCGCGATGCGTTTATCCGCCTGCTGTTGGCACTCTATCGGCGTGACGTGTTAATCTCTGTGGCGGTTGCGCGCGAAGCCGCTCCGACCTGGGACCACGATCTGTGGTTCTCGATCATGGAGCGCGAAAACGTGCTCAACGCGCTGAACGGGCGTCCTGGCTATTACAGCCTGTTCCGCACCCACCATACCGTCGCTCAGGTGGCGGTTCAGATGGGAGATTATGGGAGTCCTGCAGATGACCCTGAGGGGCAGGCTCCTGAAACGACGAGTGAATTGACCGACGGTTTCGACGATGCGAGCGCCTGA